One genomic region from Maridesulfovibrio ferrireducens encodes:
- the uvrB gene encoding excinuclease ABC subunit UvrB, whose protein sequence is MSEKFQLVSDFTLKGDQPEAVKQLLENLNHGVKDQVLLGATGTGKTFAMANVISELNRPTLVMAPNKTLAAQLFNEFKALFPHNAVEYFVSYYDYYQPEAYLPHSDTFIEKDSSINDDIDKLRHSATHALLTRRDVIIVASVSCIYGLGSPEFYSRMIIPIEEGQEFSMEKLMDRLIEVQYTRNDYDFHRGTFRVRGDVIEIIPAYSREQALRIEFFGDEIESIQETDPLTGEVTGRRRKTIIYPASHFVSDKDNLERAVEDIRVELFDTLNNFKRENKLVEAQRIEQRTMYDLEMIEEMGFCSGIENYSRHLDGRKEGDPPATLLHYFPDDFLLFMDESHIAVSQVGAMYNGDRSRKTTLVNFGFRLPSALDNRPLCFDEFLEKVGQTVYVSATPGPWEIDRAQGLVVEQIIRPTGLLDPIVEVRPSKGQMDDLMAECKLRESRNERVLITTLTKRMSEDLTDYFNQMGVEAKYLHSDIDTMERMAIIQSLRAGEFTALVGINLLREGLDIPEVSLVAILDADKEGFLRSNRSLIQTFGRAARNSEGLVILYADRITNSMRTAMDETSRRRLKQIAYNNEHGITPQTIRKSLDNMLGTLYSAKTSGEKAKIAAEELAEYGFDSVKIEKMIRKLEKEMRKYASELEFEKAAELRDRIQLLRDKLITLG, encoded by the coding sequence ATGTCAGAAAAATTTCAGCTTGTCAGCGACTTTACACTGAAAGGTGATCAGCCGGAAGCAGTTAAACAGCTTCTGGAGAACCTTAATCATGGTGTTAAAGATCAGGTTCTGCTTGGTGCCACAGGTACGGGTAAAACATTTGCAATGGCAAATGTTATCAGCGAATTAAATCGTCCGACTCTTGTAATGGCTCCCAACAAGACATTGGCGGCTCAGCTTTTTAATGAGTTTAAAGCATTGTTTCCTCATAATGCTGTAGAATATTTTGTCAGTTATTACGATTACTATCAGCCTGAAGCATATCTTCCTCATTCTGACACTTTTATTGAAAAAGATTCATCAATTAATGATGACATTGATAAACTCAGACATTCTGCTACGCACGCACTGCTGACACGGCGCGATGTGATTATAGTTGCTTCTGTGTCATGCATTTACGGCCTCGGTTCTCCTGAATTTTATTCACGCATGATAATTCCGATTGAAGAAGGGCAGGAATTTTCCATGGAAAAGCTCATGGACCGTCTGATTGAAGTTCAATACACTCGTAACGATTATGATTTTCATCGCGGAACATTCAGGGTACGCGGCGATGTTATTGAAATTATTCCTGCTTACAGTCGGGAACAAGCTTTAAGAATTGAATTTTTTGGCGATGAAATAGAGTCAATTCAGGAAACTGATCCGCTTACTGGTGAAGTTACGGGCCGCAGGCGCAAAACCATTATTTATCCGGCAAGTCACTTTGTTTCTGATAAAGATAATCTTGAGAGAGCTGTTGAAGATATCCGGGTTGAACTTTTCGATACGCTTAATAATTTTAAACGTGAGAACAAGCTTGTCGAGGCTCAGCGCATTGAGCAGCGAACTATGTATGATCTCGAAATGATTGAAGAGATGGGGTTTTGCAGCGGAATTGAAAACTACTCGCGTCATCTTGACGGGCGTAAAGAAGGTGACCCTCCGGCTACATTGCTTCATTATTTTCCTGACGATTTCCTCCTTTTTATGGACGAGTCTCATATTGCTGTTTCTCAGGTTGGAGCCATGTATAACGGGGACCGGTCCAGAAAAACAACTCTCGTGAACTTTGGGTTCAGACTTCCATCGGCTCTTGATAACCGTCCGCTTTGTTTTGATGAATTTTTAGAGAAAGTAGGTCAGACTGTTTATGTGTCGGCAACGCCGGGGCCTTGGGAAATCGATCGTGCGCAGGGGCTTGTCGTTGAGCAGATTATCCGTCCGACGGGACTTCTAGACCCTATTGTAGAAGTTCGCCCTTCCAAGGGGCAGATGGATGATTTGATGGCAGAATGCAAACTTCGGGAAAGTCGAAATGAACGGGTGCTGATTACTACTCTGACAAAGAGAATGTCGGAAGATCTGACAGACTATTTTAATCAAATGGGCGTTGAAGCAAAGTACCTCCATTCCGATATTGATACAATGGAGCGCATGGCTATAATTCAGTCATTGCGGGCTGGAGAGTTTACCGCTCTAGTTGGTATCAATCTGTTAAGAGAAGGGCTCGATATCCCTGAAGTTTCCTTGGTAGCAATACTGGACGCTGATAAGGAAGGTTTTTTAAGATCAAATCGTTCATTGATTCAGACCTTCGGCAGGGCTGCTCGTAATTCGGAAGGGTTAGTAATTCTCTATGCAGATAGAATCACCAATTCTATGCGGACTGCCATGGATGAAACTTCACGCAGACGTTTGAAGCAGATTGCTTACAACAATGAGCATGGAATTACTCCGCAAACCATACGTAAATCACTGGATAATATGCTCGGAACTCTGTATTCTGCTAAAACTTCAGGTGAAAAAGCTAAGATTGCAGCTGAAGAACTTGCTGAATATGGATTTGATTCCGTTAAAATTGAGAAAATGATTCGCAAGCTTGAAAAAGAAATGCGTAAATATGCAAGTGAACTTGAATTTGAAAAAGCCGCTGAGTTAAGAGATCGTATTCAGCTTTTACGTGATAAACTTATTACTCTGGGTTAA
- a CDS encoding TrkA family potassium uptake protein, producing MKSKSIYVRMLNLRREFGMFWGLAAGFIYMTLVFIGGIIGYMWLEGWNFLNSFYMVVITLSTVGFMEVLPLSENGRIMTALLILGGVGGFAYLIGAFSQLLVEGRLQVILGRRRMKKTIGKFKDHIIVCGYGRIGAIVVEEVMNEGYDIVVIENNPELVAHMEAAGITCLEGDATKDDTLKLAGLDRAKSLIAALSDEAANVYVTLIARQFSSKVNIIARGNNKTSISRLEFAGADRVVLPHTIGGIRMAQSVLRPTVTNFLDIAMRGKIDLQMEELFVTDTSEFVGQDLIESKIRPRFNLIIIAIRKHTGEMVFNPGPKEVIGAGDTLLTVGKLTDLSAIQKIL from the coding sequence ATGAAATCCAAATCCATATATGTGAGAATGCTCAATCTCAGAAGAGAATTCGGTATGTTCTGGGGGCTTGCTGCTGGTTTCATTTATATGACTCTGGTTTTTATCGGTGGTATTATTGGATACATGTGGCTTGAAGGATGGAATTTTTTAAATAGTTTTTACATGGTCGTAATCACTCTTTCCACCGTTGGTTTCATGGAGGTTTTACCTCTTTCTGAAAACGGTCGGATTATGACAGCCTTGTTGATTCTTGGCGGTGTCGGTGGTTTTGCATATTTGATCGGTGCTTTTTCGCAATTATTAGTCGAAGGACGTTTGCAAGTTATTCTCGGGAGACGCAGAATGAAGAAGACAATCGGAAAATTTAAAGATCATATCATTGTCTGCGGATACGGCAGAATCGGGGCTATTGTAGTCGAAGAAGTAATGAATGAAGGGTATGATATAGTTGTCATCGAGAATAATCCCGAATTGGTAGCTCACATGGAAGCTGCGGGGATAACTTGTCTTGAGGGAGATGCTACTAAAGACGATACTTTGAAACTGGCTGGTTTAGACAGGGCAAAATCTCTTATAGCAGCGTTATCAGATGAAGCAGCCAACGTTTATGTTACTTTGATTGCCCGTCAGTTTAGTTCTAAAGTTAATATTATCGCTCGCGGTAATAATAAAACCAGTATCTCCCGCCTTGAATTTGCGGGAGCAGACAGAGTTGTGCTTCCTCATACGATTGGCGGGATACGCATGGCTCAATCCGTGTTGCGTCCTACAGTTACCAACTTTCTTGATATTGCAATGCGCGGAAAGATTGATCTGCAAATGGAAGAGCTTTTTGTTACTGATACTTCTGAATTTGTGGGTCAGGATCTTATTGAATCTAAAATTCGTCCTCGTTTCAATTTAATTATTATTGCTATCAGAAAACATACCGGAGAGATGGTTTTTAATCCGGGACCAAAAGAAGTTATCGGAGCCGGGGATACCCTGTTGACTGTTGGTAAACTTACCGATCTTTCAGCAATTCAGAAAATTTTATAG